In the genome of Diaphorobacter sp. HDW4A, the window TTGGCTCGGTGATGATGGACGGCTCGCTGCGTGAAGACGGCAAGACCCCTGCAGACTTCGACTACAACGTGGAAGTGACCCGCAAGGTCGTGGAAATGGCCCACAAGATCGGCGCGACGGTCGAAGGCGAACTCGGCTGCCTCGGCTCGCTCGAAACCGGTCTGGCCGGTGAGGAAGACGGCGTGGGCGCCGAAGGCGTGCTGGACCATGCGGCCCTGCTGACCGATCCTGAAGAAGCCGCCCAGTTCGTGAAGGCCACCCAGCTGGACGCGCTGGCGATTGCCATCGGCACCAGCCACGGCGCCTACAAGTTCTCGCGCAAGCCCACAGGCGACATCCTGTCGATTCAGCGCGTCAAGGAAATCCACGCCCGCCTGCCCAACACCCATCTGGTGATGCACGGCTCGTCGTCGGTTCCTCAAGACCTGCTGGCCATCATCAACCAGTTCGGCGGCAAGATGAAGGAAACCTACGGCGTGCCCGTCGAGGAAATCCAGGAAGCCATCAAGTTCGGCGTGCGCAAGATCAACATCGACACCGATATCCGTCTGGCCATGACCGGCGCGGTGCGCAAATTCCAGGCCGAGAATCCAGACAAGTTCGACATGCGTGAATGGATGAAGCCAGCCCGCGAAGCCGCCAAGCAGATCTGCAAGCAGCGCTATGTGGAATTTGGCTGTTCTGGTCAAGCTTCCACGATCAAGGGCGTGCCTTTGACCGAAATGGCTGCAAAATACGCTGCCGGTTCGCTCAAGCAAGTCGTGAACTGATATCGAATCTACTTTTTCTGCTCCAGTGGAAAGTGCCGAAACCCGGCGTCTTGAAAAAGGCGCCGGGTTTTGCTTTTTTGGCGTCTAATGCATCATTTCTGGCTGGGGTTATCCCTTGGTTTTCTGGTTTTGAGCAAGGTTTTTGTAAGCTTTTTGCACAGTTTGACGGCGATAGTAGAAGAGTCGAGCAGAATGCACGGCAGTTTCTGCCGCTGCCACCTCGCCGGATTACCCGTCCGGTTGGAGGTTGCCCGCAGCCGCCATCGTTTGGACAATTGCCAGCCTGATCCTGGCACGAAGGGGATGACCCTGAGCATGTTTGCGTTGCCCTGATTGAGCAGGGGCGCGCCCGGACGCTGCAGGGCTCTCCAGAGAAGAGAATTCAAAACTCCAGGAGATACCATGTTGATAGGTGTGCCAGCCGAGACGGTGGCGAGGGAAGCCCGGGTCGCAGTGACCCCGGAGACGGTCAAGAAGCTCACGGCGCAGGGTCACCAGATCCGGGTGCAGAGCGGAGCAGGCGTTGCCGCCAGCGTGACCGATGAGGCCTACGCGGCAGCGGGGGCCGAGATTGTGGATCTGAACGTCGCATGGGGCGCTGATCTGGTTCTGAAAGTGCGCGCACCGAGCGAGGCTGAAATGCCGCTGCTCAAACCCGGCACGACGGTGGTGGGCATGCTCAACCCGTTTGACGCCGCAGGCCTTCAGCGCATGGCGGCCGGCAATGTGACCGCTTACGCACTCGAAGCCGCACCGCGCACCACCCGCGCGCAGAGCATGGACGTGCTCTCGTCGCAGGCCAACGTGGCGGGTTACAAGGCCGTCATCATGGCGGTGGACCGCTACCAGCGCTTTTTCCCCATGCTGATGACGGCTGCAGGCACCGTGAAGGCGGCGCGTGTGGTGATTCTGGGGGTGGGCGTGGCAGGTCTGCAGGCGATTGCAACCGCCAAGCGCCTGGGCGCCGTGATCGAGGCGAGCGATGTGCGCCCGAGCGTCAAGGAGCAGGTCGAGTCGCTGGGCGGTAAGTTCATCGACGTGCCTTTCGAGACACAGGAAGAAAAAGAAGCAGCAGAAGGTGTCGGCGGCTATGCCCGTCCGATGCCCGAGAGCTGGCTGGCGCGCCAGCGCGCCGAGGTAGCCAAGCGCGTGGCGCAGGCCGACGTGGTGATCACGACCGCGCTCATTCCTGGACGTGCCGCCCCTG includes:
- the fba gene encoding class II fructose-bisphosphate aldolase (catalyzes the reversible aldol condensation of dihydroxyacetonephosphate and glyceraldehyde 3-phosphate in the Calvin cycle, glycolysis, and/or gluconeogenesis), with amino-acid sequence MPLVSMRELLDHAAVNGYGIPAFNVNNLEQVQAVMAAADEVGAPVILQASAGARKYAGESFIKHLIQAAVEAYPHIPLVMHQDHGTSPAICQGALNLGFGSVMMDGSLREDGKTPADFDYNVEVTRKVVEMAHKIGATVEGELGCLGSLETGLAGEEDGVGAEGVLDHAALLTDPEEAAQFVKATQLDALAIAIGTSHGAYKFSRKPTGDILSIQRVKEIHARLPNTHLVMHGSSSVPQDLLAIINQFGGKMKETYGVPVEEIQEAIKFGVRKINIDTDIRLAMTGAVRKFQAENPDKFDMREWMKPAREAAKQICKQRYVEFGCSGQASTIKGVPLTEMAAKYAAGSLKQVVN
- a CDS encoding Re/Si-specific NAD(P)(+) transhydrogenase subunit alpha gives rise to the protein MLIGVPAETVAREARVAVTPETVKKLTAQGHQIRVQSGAGVAASVTDEAYAAAGAEIVDLNVAWGADLVLKVRAPSEAEMPLLKPGTTVVGMLNPFDAAGLQRMAAGNVTAYALEAAPRTTRAQSMDVLSSQANVAGYKAVIMAVDRYQRFFPMLMTAAGTVKAARVVILGVGVAGLQAIATAKRLGAVIEASDVRPSVKEQVESLGGKFIDVPFETQEEKEAAEGVGGYARPMPESWLARQRAEVAKRVAQADVVITTALIPGRAAPVLVTEDMVKSMKAGSVIIDLAAAQGGNCPLTEADRTVVKHGVTLVGETNLPALVAADASALYARNVLDFLKLILDKEGKVHINREDDIVVACLVAHEGAVTRK